GTATTCAAGTCTTTGCCCAGGAACCCGTGAGAGCCTGAACCATGACGACATCTCCTGCTTCCTCCTCTCTGCGCGATCGCCTCTTTCCCCCACAGGTGCGCCACGTCATCACCCGCGAAGACTGGATCATGCGGCTGATGCTGGCGATCGCCACGTTATTTCTGCTGGCGGGCGTGGTGCTGCCCTTGGTGCCGATGATCCAGCGGAGCTTTCAGGACACAGAGGGCAACTGGGTGGGCTGGGCCAACTACGTTCGCTACCTGACCACGCCCTCGCTGCTGGTGTCATTCACGAATACTCTCTCAGTGGCGATCGCCAGTACGCTCCTATCCGTCATTTTGGGATTCCTCTATGCCTACGCGCTGACGCGCACCGCCATGCGCGGCAAAGGGATCTTTCGCATTCTCGGTACTTTGCCGCTGTTCATTCCGCCGCTAGCCCATGCGATTGGGCTAATTTACCTGTTTGGCAATAAGGGCCTGTTTACGACTGGATTCTTTGGGCTGTTGCCGCCGTTTGATATCGGCCTCTACGGCCCCGTTGGCATTACCCTGGGCGAAGCGCTCTATTGCTTCCCGCAGGCAGTCGTGATTCTGGCGACCGCCCTCAGCCTCACCGATGCTCGCCTTTATGAAGCCGCCGACGTGATGAGAACGCCGCCGCTGCGGACGTTTTTGACGGTAACGCTGCCCAGCGTCAAGTATGGGCTGATGAGCGCCATTTTTGTCTGTTTTACCCTGGCCTTTACCGACTTTGGCGTACCCAAGGTGGTGGGCGGCAACTTCAATGTGCTAGCGACCGACATCTACAAGCAGGTGATTGGGCAGCAAAACTTTTCGATGGGCGCAACCATCAGCGTTTTTCTTTTGCTGCCAACAGTTTTAGCATTTATCCTCGATCGCATCGTGCAGCGCCACCAGACGGCAATGGTCAGCGCCAAGTCGGTGCCCTATCAGCCCAAGCCCAAGCCCGCCCTCGATTGGCTGATGTTTGCGATTTGTGGGGCGATCGCCTGCTTTGTGCTGTTGGTGTTTGCGGCAATCGTCCTGGCTTCGATTGTCAAGGTCTGGCCCTACAACTTTGAGCCAACGCTGCGGCACTATAACTTCAATGCAGTCGGGGGTGGGGGCTACGCAGCCTACTGGAACAGCATTCGCATGTCGCTCTATACGGCAATTTTTGGGACTGCCGCTGTCTTTGCGATCGCCTACCTTGTCGAGAAGGGCAAAGGACTCAGGGGCCTGCGCCTGGTTAACTATTTCCTGGCGACGATTCCCCTGGC
The Thermoleptolyngbya sichuanensis A183 DNA segment above includes these coding regions:
- a CDS encoding putative 2-aminoethylphosphonate ABC transporter permease subunit; translation: MTTSPASSSLRDRLFPPQVRHVITREDWIMRLMLAIATLFLLAGVVLPLVPMIQRSFQDTEGNWVGWANYVRYLTTPSLLVSFTNTLSVAIASTLLSVILGFLYAYALTRTAMRGKGIFRILGTLPLFIPPLAHAIGLIYLFGNKGLFTTGFFGLLPPFDIGLYGPVGITLGEALYCFPQAVVILATALSLTDARLYEAADVMRTPPLRTFLTVTLPSVKYGLMSAIFVCFTLAFTDFGVPKVVGGNFNVLATDIYKQVIGQQNFSMGATISVFLLLPTVLAFILDRIVQRHQTAMVSAKSVPYQPKPKPALDWLMFAICGAIACFVLLVFAAIVLASIVKVWPYNFEPTLRHYNFNAVGGGGYAAYWNSIRMSLYTAIFGTAAVFAIAYLVEKGKGLRGLRLVNYFLATIPLALPGLVLGLAYVFFFNNPTWNIGGLAIRNPLNWLYGTMAILVLCNVIHFFTVCFLTATTALKQIDPEFESVSASMRVPFYKTFWRVTLPLCVPAILDIGIYFFVNAMVTISAIVFLYPPTLPLAAVAIVNMDDAGDIAPAAAMSTLIVATSIGVRLLYWFLTRGLQTRTQAWRSQAR